A section of the Saccharopolyspora gregorii genome encodes:
- a CDS encoding aldehyde dehydrogenase family protein yields the protein MALLDDADWTGRIFTGSWTTGTGGEPRQAVEPATGDVLGEVGRAAPEDAAEAASRAARAQRDWAATSPFERAAVLSRAAALFERHAAEIGDWIVRESGSTRFKSGIETAAATAECTEAAALATAPHGELLHSPMPRVSVQRRVPAGVVAVISPFNFPLILSIRSVAPALALGNAVLLKPDPRTAICGGVVIARIFEEAGLPPGVLQLLPGDADVGGALIDAPEVRIVSFTGSTPAGRAIGARAARTFTRTHLELGGNSALVVLGDVDVPAAASCGAFGNFIHSGQVCMAIGRHLVHESVYQEYVEVLAAKADALRVGDGYREDVQLGPIVDRGQLDHAQDLVRRSAGSGARLVAGGTHEGLFHRPTVLADCTGDTPAYAEEVFGPVACVRPFSDVDEAVALAADSEFGLSLGVLGADLGEAMAIAGRIPSGQVHINDQTFNDDAGAPFGGVGASGSSRVGGARANAEAFTETQWLTLRRQAPTYPF from the coding sequence ATGGCACTGCTGGACGACGCGGACTGGACCGGCCGGATCTTCACCGGTAGCTGGACCACCGGAACCGGAGGAGAACCGCGGCAGGCCGTCGAACCCGCGACCGGCGACGTCCTCGGCGAAGTCGGCCGGGCCGCGCCCGAGGACGCCGCCGAAGCGGCGAGCCGCGCCGCCCGAGCGCAACGCGACTGGGCCGCCACCTCCCCGTTCGAACGCGCCGCGGTGCTCTCCCGCGCCGCCGCGCTGTTCGAGCGGCACGCCGCCGAGATCGGCGACTGGATCGTGCGCGAATCCGGCTCCACCCGGTTCAAATCCGGCATCGAGACCGCCGCCGCCACCGCCGAGTGCACCGAGGCCGCCGCCCTCGCCACCGCGCCGCACGGCGAACTGCTGCACTCGCCGATGCCGCGGGTCAGCGTGCAGCGCCGGGTGCCCGCGGGGGTCGTCGCCGTCATCTCCCCGTTCAACTTCCCGCTGATCCTGTCCATCCGCTCCGTCGCGCCCGCGCTGGCGCTCGGCAACGCCGTGCTGCTCAAGCCGGACCCGCGCACCGCGATCTGCGGCGGCGTGGTGATCGCGCGGATCTTCGAGGAGGCCGGGCTGCCGCCGGGCGTGCTGCAGCTGCTGCCGGGCGACGCGGACGTCGGCGGCGCCCTGATCGACGCGCCCGAAGTGCGGATCGTGTCGTTCACCGGGTCCACCCCGGCCGGCCGGGCGATCGGGGCGCGCGCCGCGCGGACCTTCACCCGCACCCACCTGGAGCTCGGCGGGAACAGCGCGCTCGTCGTGCTCGGCGACGTCGACGTGCCCGCGGCGGCCTCCTGCGGCGCGTTCGGGAACTTCATCCACTCCGGACAGGTGTGCATGGCCATCGGCAGGCACCTGGTGCACGAATCCGTCTACCAGGAGTACGTCGAGGTGCTCGCGGCGAAGGCCGACGCGCTGCGGGTCGGCGACGGGTACCGGGAGGACGTGCAGCTCGGGCCGATCGTCGATCGCGGGCAGCTGGACCACGCCCAGGACCTGGTGCGGCGCAGCGCCGGATCCGGGGCCCGGCTGGTCGCGGGCGGCACGCACGAGGGGCTGTTCCACCGGCCCACGGTCCTCGCCGACTGCACCGGCGACACCCCCGCCTACGCGGAGGAGGTGTTCGGGCCGGTCGCCTGCGTCCGCCCGTTCTCCGACGTGGACGAGGCGGTGGCGCTCGCCGCGGACAGCGAGTTCGGGCTCAGCCTCGGCGTGCTCGGCGCCGATCTGGGGGAGGCGATGGCCATCGCGGGCCGCATCCCGTCCGGCCAGGTGCACATCAACGACCAGACGTTCAACGACGACGCGGGCGCGCCCTTCGGCGGGGTCGGGGCGTCCGGCTCCTCGCGCGTCGGCGGCGCCCGCGCCAACGCCGAGGCGTTCACCGAGACCCAGTGGCTCACCCTCCGCCGCCAGGCCCCGACCTACCCGTTCTGA
- a CDS encoding acyl-CoA synthetase: MRNQGLGSWPDRRARMTPHRIALRHGDRTTTYAELAERVRRLADGLRRAGVRQGDRVAYLGPNHPAYLEVLFACGRIGAVFVPLNFRLTAPELDVVLDDAGAVLLVHTAEHAATAAALGTRARRVPVDADGNVEHAGGTDAVDQPVRPDDPCLIMYTSGSTGRPKGVVLTHGNLTWNCVNVLVETDLAADERALVAAPLFHAAALGMVCLPTLLKGGTVVLHSSFDPAAALAAIERERVTLMFGVPAMYDALAAHERWDATDLSGVRTLLCGGSPVPTRTIERYLARGLSFVQGYGMTETAPGALLLDREHLTTKIGSAGVPSFFTDVRVVDGDGTEVGPGERGEVVVSGPNVMPGYWGLPAETGEVLRDGWFHSGDVATVDEDGCVRIVDRLKDVYISGGENVHPAEVENEIHAFPGVAACAVIGVPDERWGEVGRAVVVPEEGASVDPAELLAHLRGRLAGYKVPRSVRFAAELPTTGSGKVRKAEVRARHGG; encoded by the coding sequence TTGCGAAACCAGGGGCTCGGGTCCTGGCCCGACCGGCGGGCCAGGATGACACCGCACCGGATCGCCCTGCGCCACGGCGACCGGACCACCACGTACGCCGAACTCGCCGAGCGGGTGCGGCGACTCGCGGACGGCCTGCGCCGCGCCGGCGTGCGCCAGGGCGACCGGGTCGCCTACCTGGGGCCGAACCACCCGGCGTACCTGGAGGTCCTGTTCGCCTGCGGACGGATCGGCGCGGTGTTCGTCCCGCTGAACTTCCGGCTCACCGCACCGGAACTGGACGTCGTCCTCGACGACGCGGGGGCGGTGCTGCTCGTGCACACCGCCGAGCACGCCGCCACCGCCGCCGCGCTCGGCACCCGCGCCCGCCGCGTTCCCGTCGACGCCGACGGGAACGTCGAGCACGCGGGCGGCACCGACGCGGTCGACCAACCGGTGCGCCCGGACGACCCGTGCCTGATCATGTACACCTCCGGTTCCACCGGGCGCCCCAAGGGCGTGGTGCTCACGCACGGGAACCTCACCTGGAACTGCGTCAACGTGCTCGTGGAGACCGACCTGGCCGCCGACGAGCGCGCGCTGGTCGCCGCTCCCCTGTTCCACGCCGCCGCGCTCGGCATGGTGTGCCTGCCGACGCTGCTCAAGGGCGGGACGGTCGTGCTGCACTCGTCCTTCGATCCGGCGGCGGCGCTGGCCGCGATCGAGCGCGAGCGGGTGACGTTGATGTTCGGCGTGCCCGCCATGTACGACGCGCTCGCCGCCCACGAGCGGTGGGACGCGACCGACCTGTCCGGGGTGCGGACGCTGCTGTGCGGCGGATCCCCGGTGCCCACCAGGACGATCGAGCGGTACCTGGCGCGGGGGCTGAGCTTCGTGCAGGGCTACGGCATGACCGAGACCGCGCCCGGCGCGCTGCTGCTGGACCGCGAGCACCTGACCACCAAGATCGGCTCGGCCGGGGTGCCGTCGTTCTTCACCGACGTGCGCGTGGTGGACGGCGACGGGACCGAGGTCGGGCCCGGCGAGCGCGGCGAGGTCGTGGTGAGCGGGCCGAACGTGATGCCCGGGTACTGGGGACTGCCCGCGGAGACGGGCGAAGTGCTGCGCGACGGCTGGTTCCACTCCGGCGACGTGGCGACCGTGGACGAGGACGGCTGCGTGCGGATCGTGGACCGGCTCAAGGACGTGTACATCTCCGGCGGGGAGAACGTGCACCCGGCCGAGGTGGAGAACGAGATCCACGCCTTCCCGGGCGTCGCCGCCTGCGCGGTGATCGGCGTCCCGGACGAGCGGTGGGGCGAAGTGGGCCGCGCCGTGGTCGTGCCCGAGGAGGGCGCCTCGGTCGATCCGGCGGAACTGCTGGCGCACCTGCGCGGGCGGCTCGCCGGGTACAAGGTGCCGCGGTCGGTGCGCTTCGCCGCCGAACTCCCCACCACCGGGTCCGGCAAGGTCCGCAAGGCGGAGGTCCGCGCCCGCCACGGCGGCTGA
- a CDS encoding p-hydroxycinnamoyl CoA hydratase/lyase, with protein sequence MSAAVDDEQRPGTPEPWGDTVLVEFDEGIAWVTLNRPDKRNAMNPALNDEMVRVLDHLEGDERCRVLVLTGAGESFSAGMDLKEYFREVDATGSTAMQTKVRRASAEWQWKRLAHWIKPTIAMVNGWCFGGAFTPLVACDLAIADERAKFGLSEVNWGIPPGGVVSRALAATVSQRDALYHILTGEPFDGTEAARMRLVNEAVPAERLRERTRELALKLASMNQVVLHAAKVGYKVAADMPWDQAEDYLYAKLDQSQFADQAGARAQGLSQFLDEKAYRPGLGAFDSNR encoded by the coding sequence ATGAGCGCAGCGGTGGACGACGAACAGCGGCCGGGCACCCCCGAACCCTGGGGCGACACCGTCCTGGTGGAGTTCGACGAAGGCATCGCCTGGGTGACGCTCAACCGGCCGGACAAGCGCAACGCGATGAACCCGGCGCTCAACGACGAGATGGTGCGGGTGCTCGACCACCTCGAAGGCGACGAGCGCTGCCGCGTGCTGGTGCTGACCGGCGCCGGGGAATCCTTCTCCGCCGGCATGGACCTCAAGGAGTACTTCCGCGAGGTCGACGCCACCGGCAGCACCGCCATGCAGACCAAGGTCCGCCGCGCCAGCGCCGAATGGCAGTGGAAGCGGCTCGCGCACTGGATCAAGCCGACCATCGCGATGGTCAACGGCTGGTGCTTCGGCGGCGCCTTCACGCCGCTCGTCGCCTGCGACCTCGCCATCGCCGACGAACGGGCGAAGTTCGGGCTTTCCGAGGTGAACTGGGGAATTCCGCCCGGCGGCGTCGTCAGCAGGGCGCTCGCGGCCACCGTCAGCCAGCGCGACGCGCTGTACCACATCCTCACCGGCGAACCCTTCGACGGCACCGAGGCGGCGCGGATGCGGCTCGTCAACGAGGCGGTGCCCGCGGAACGCCTGCGGGAGCGGACGCGGGAGCTCGCGCTCAAGCTCGCCTCGATGAACCAGGTGGTGCTGCACGCCGCGAAGGTCGGCTACAAGGTCGCCGCGGACATGCCGTGGGACCAGGCCGAGGACTACCTCTACGCCAAGCTCGACCAGTCCCAGTTCGCCGACCAGGCCGGGGCGCGCGCGCAGGGGCTCAGCCAGTTCCTGGACGAGAAGGCGTACCGGCCGGGCCTGGGCGCCTTCGACTCGAACAGGTAG
- a CDS encoding FAD-dependent oxidoreductase: MTVPDQQSATRTDPVQTEVLIIGSGPAGASAALFLSTLGVDNVMVTKHRWTANTPRAHITNQRTMEIFRDVGIEEQVIAEATPHELMGDTVFCTAIAGEELGRIRTWGTHPARHADYELASASWNCDIPQNYLEPILVENATKRGTQTRFATEYLSLRQDADGVTARVRDRFTGQEYDIRAQYLIGADGARSRVAADVELPMRGELDIAGSLNITFTADLAEHVAHRPSVLYWVVQPGTNVGGIGTGAVRMVRPWNQWMIVSGYDVRGEPPVLDDAGATAIVRKLLGLPELDVEITGTSLWGNNEQYATRLQSGRVFCAGDSVHKHPPSNGLGSNTSVQDSYNLAWKLAAVLRGQAGERLLDSYTAERAPVAEQIVLRANKSGREFAQFFEALDIAEPGPEEQLLANMEQRKDATPDGAAKREALRRAMEVKDYEFNAHGVEMGQFYESGAVVPDGSPRPEPDRDPELYYQPSTVPGSRLPHAWVGDRSRRYSTHDLAPAGRFTLLTGITGQAWKDAADKVGHELGVPVEAVVIGPGREVTDLYFDWARLREVAEDGVLLVRPDKHIGWRAHRLPADPEAALRDALRAILAR, encoded by the coding sequence ATGACGGTTCCCGACCAGCAGTCGGCCACCCGGACGGACCCGGTGCAGACCGAGGTGCTCATCATCGGATCCGGCCCCGCGGGCGCGTCCGCGGCGCTGTTCCTGTCCACCCTCGGGGTGGACAACGTGATGGTGACCAAGCACCGGTGGACCGCGAACACCCCGCGCGCTCACATCACCAACCAGCGCACGATGGAGATCTTCCGCGACGTCGGCATCGAGGAGCAGGTGATCGCCGAGGCCACGCCGCACGAGCTGATGGGCGACACCGTCTTCTGCACCGCCATCGCGGGCGAGGAGCTCGGCCGCATCCGCACCTGGGGCACCCATCCCGCCCGGCACGCCGACTACGAACTCGCCTCCGCGTCGTGGAACTGCGACATCCCGCAGAACTACCTCGAACCGATCCTCGTGGAGAACGCGACCAAGCGCGGCACCCAGACCCGGTTCGCCACCGAGTACCTGTCGCTGCGGCAGGACGCCGACGGGGTCACGGCGCGCGTCCGCGACCGGTTCACCGGCCAGGAGTACGACATCCGGGCCCAGTACCTGATCGGCGCCGACGGCGCGCGGTCCCGGGTCGCCGCCGACGTCGAGCTGCCGATGCGCGGCGAGCTCGACATCGCCGGATCGCTGAACATCACCTTCACCGCCGACCTCGCCGAGCACGTCGCGCACCGCCCCTCGGTGCTGTACTGGGTGGTGCAGCCCGGCACCAACGTCGGCGGCATCGGCACCGGCGCGGTGCGGATGGTGCGGCCCTGGAACCAGTGGATGATCGTCAGCGGCTACGACGTGCGCGGCGAACCACCGGTGCTCGACGACGCCGGCGCCACCGCCATCGTGCGCAAGCTGCTCGGGCTGCCCGAGCTGGACGTCGAGATCACCGGAACCTCGTTGTGGGGCAACAACGAGCAGTACGCGACCCGGTTGCAGTCCGGCCGGGTGTTCTGCGCCGGGGACTCGGTGCACAAGCACCCGCCGAGCAACGGGCTCGGCTCCAACACCTCCGTGCAGGACTCCTACAACCTCGCCTGGAAGCTCGCCGCCGTGCTGCGCGGGCAGGCGGGGGAGCGGCTGCTGGACAGCTACACCGCCGAGCGCGCTCCCGTCGCCGAGCAGATCGTGCTGCGCGCCAACAAGTCCGGCCGCGAGTTCGCGCAGTTCTTCGAAGCGCTCGACATCGCCGAACCCGGTCCGGAGGAGCAGCTGCTCGCCAACATGGAGCAGCGCAAGGACGCCACCCCGGACGGCGCCGCCAAGCGCGAAGCCCTGCGGCGCGCGATGGAGGTCAAGGACTACGAGTTCAACGCGCACGGCGTGGAGATGGGCCAGTTCTACGAATCCGGCGCCGTGGTCCCGGACGGTTCCCCGCGGCCCGAACCGGACCGCGACCCGGAGCTGTACTACCAGCCCTCGACCGTGCCCGGATCCCGGCTGCCGCACGCGTGGGTCGGGGACCGGTCCCGCCGGTACTCCACCCACGACCTCGCGCCCGCCGGCCGTTTCACGCTGCTCACCGGCATCACCGGGCAGGCGTGGAAGGACGCCGCGGACAAGGTCGGGCACGAGCTGGGCGTGCCGGTCGAGGCGGTGGTGATCGGGCCCGGGCGCGAGGTCACCGACCTGTACTTCGACTGGGCGCGGCTGCGGGAGGTCGCCGAGGACGGGGTGCTGCTCGTGCGGCCGGACAAGCACATCGGCTGGCGCGCGCACCGGCTTCCCGCCGACCCGGAGGCCGCGCTGCGGGACGCGCTGCGCGCCATCCTCGCGAGGTGA
- a CDS encoding aromatic-ring hydroxylase C-terminal domain-containing protein yields MRAVPDGPGAPAGALVRPDGIVVWAADDAGAPGLPEALHRWAGDPE; encoded by the coding sequence GTGCGCGCGGTCCCGGACGGTCCCGGTGCGCCCGCCGGCGCGCTGGTGCGTCCGGACGGGATCGTCGTCTGGGCCGCGGACGACGCCGGGGCACCCGGCCTGCCGGAAGCGCTGCACCGGTGGGCGGGCGACCCGGAGTAG
- a CDS encoding NDMA-dependent alcohol dehydrogenase — translation MQTKAALLHEPGQDWAIDEIEVGDPVAGEVQLRLAATGLCHSDEHLRTNAMPVPVYPVLGGHEGAGVVTKVGAGVTGLREGDHAVLGFIPACGVCRPCSAGMQNLCDQGAGLLTGQAISDGTHRVTHQGRPVAPMCLLGTFAPYVTVNQSSVIRIEDDIPLETAALLGCGVSTGWGSATEIGATRPGDTVVIVGAGGIGINAVQGAAAAGARFVVAVDPVEFKRQKAVEFGATHTFASMAEALEPLRDITWGSLAHTTILTVGELQGDQLAEALAITGKGGQVVVTALADMTATDAKIGMFELTLLQKRIQGAIFGGASPRTQVPRLLELYRQGRLKLDELVTRTYSLDEINKGYQDMREGKNLRGIVRYTDADW, via the coding sequence GTGCAGACCAAGGCCGCTCTTCTCCACGAACCGGGCCAGGACTGGGCCATCGACGAGATCGAGGTGGGTGATCCGGTCGCCGGGGAGGTGCAGTTGCGGCTCGCGGCGACCGGACTCTGCCACTCCGACGAGCACCTGCGCACCAACGCGATGCCGGTGCCGGTGTACCCGGTGCTCGGCGGGCACGAGGGCGCCGGGGTGGTCACGAAGGTCGGGGCCGGGGTCACCGGCCTGCGGGAGGGCGATCACGCGGTGCTCGGGTTCATCCCGGCCTGCGGGGTGTGCCGGCCGTGCTCGGCGGGCATGCAGAACCTCTGCGACCAGGGCGCCGGCCTGCTCACCGGGCAGGCCATCTCCGATGGCACCCACCGGGTGACGCACCAGGGGCGGCCGGTGGCGCCGATGTGCCTGCTGGGCACGTTCGCCCCGTACGTGACGGTCAACCAGTCCAGCGTCATCCGGATCGAGGACGACATCCCGCTGGAGACCGCGGCGCTGCTGGGTTGCGGCGTGTCCACCGGCTGGGGGTCGGCGACGGAGATCGGCGCCACGCGCCCCGGCGACACCGTGGTGATCGTCGGCGCGGGCGGCATCGGCATCAACGCCGTGCAGGGCGCCGCCGCCGCGGGCGCGCGGTTCGTCGTCGCGGTCGACCCGGTGGAGTTCAAGCGGCAGAAGGCCGTCGAGTTCGGCGCCACGCACACCTTCGCCTCGATGGCGGAGGCGCTGGAGCCGCTGCGGGACATCACCTGGGGCAGCCTCGCGCACACCACGATCCTCACCGTCGGCGAGCTGCAGGGCGATCAGCTGGCCGAGGCGCTGGCGATCACCGGCAAGGGCGGGCAGGTCGTGGTGACCGCGCTCGCCGACATGACCGCGACCGACGCGAAGATCGGCATGTTCGAGCTGACGCTGCTGCAGAAGCGCATCCAGGGCGCGATCTTCGGCGGCGCGAGCCCGCGCACCCAGGTGCCGCGGCTGCTGGAGCTGTACCGGCAGGGGCGGTTGAAGCTGGACGAGCTGGTGACGCGCACCTACTCGCTGGACGAGATCAACAAGGGCTACCAGGACATGCGGGAGGGCAAGAACCTGCGCGGCATCGTCCGCTACACCGACGCGGACTGGTGA
- a CDS encoding carbonic anhydrase, whose translation MPFNDPDSPSQALDLLIQGNARFVGGERLHPNQDADHRAALAPGQTPFAVMFGCSDSRLAAEIIFDRGLGDLFVVRTAGHVAGAEALGSIEYGVGVLGAPLVVVLGHDSCGAVTAASQAYVDGNSPTGFVRDVVERVYPSVLSARAAGTTEIDDIVDEHIRKTTEFLVERSAVLAAKVADGSCAVAGLSYRLHEGTVRLVAAHGELGEHLVAN comes from the coding sequence ATGCCCTTCAACGATCCGGACTCCCCGTCCCAGGCCCTCGATCTGCTGATCCAGGGCAACGCCCGCTTCGTCGGCGGGGAGCGGCTGCACCCGAACCAGGACGCCGATCACCGCGCCGCGCTGGCTCCCGGCCAGACGCCGTTCGCCGTCATGTTCGGCTGCTCCGACTCCCGGCTCGCCGCCGAGATCATCTTCGACCGCGGGCTCGGCGACCTGTTCGTGGTGCGCACCGCGGGGCACGTCGCGGGCGCCGAGGCGCTCGGCAGCATCGAGTACGGCGTCGGCGTGCTCGGCGCCCCGCTCGTCGTGGTGCTCGGCCACGACTCGTGCGGCGCCGTCACCGCCGCCTCGCAGGCCTACGTCGACGGGAACTCGCCCACCGGTTTCGTGCGTGACGTGGTGGAGCGCGTCTACCCGAGCGTGCTCAGCGCCCGCGCCGCGGGCACCACCGAGATCGACGACATCGTCGACGAGCACATCCGCAAGACCACCGAGTTCCTGGTGGAGCGCTCGGCGGTGCTGGCCGCGAAGGTCGCCGACGGCAGCTGCGCCGTGGCCGGGCTGTCCTACCGCCTGCACGAGGGCACGGTGCGCCTGGTGGCCGCGCACGGCGAGCTCGGCGAGCACCTCGTCGCGAACTAG
- a CDS encoding MBL fold metallo-hydrolase — translation MSESRVVQAAEGTYLVRGSSSNWVILVEDDSVTLIDGGYPDDADAVEASVREVGHRMRDVEAVLVTHAHVDHIGSLPHLARKYGFPVYLDRVEVAHAKREYLQQVSPKQILANAWRPGVLPWAAHVVRAGALKPCAVPSAEPFPREGALDLPGRPVPVPTHGHTSGHSAFHLPQRGVVISGDTVITGHPTSRVEGPQLLLPMFHHDGARAVQSLDALEGLGADVLLPGHGPMRTGSLNRALGEARENAARTLR, via the coding sequence ATGAGCGAGAGCCGCGTCGTGCAGGCCGCCGAAGGCACGTACCTGGTCCGCGGGAGCAGCAGCAACTGGGTGATCCTCGTCGAGGACGACTCGGTGACGCTGATCGACGGCGGCTACCCGGACGACGCCGACGCGGTGGAGGCCTCCGTCCGCGAGGTCGGCCACCGGATGCGGGACGTGGAGGCGGTGCTCGTCACCCACGCGCACGTCGACCACATCGGATCGCTGCCGCACCTGGCCCGCAAGTACGGCTTCCCCGTCTACCTGGACCGGGTCGAGGTCGCGCACGCGAAGCGCGAATACCTGCAGCAGGTGTCGCCGAAGCAGATCCTGGCGAACGCGTGGCGGCCCGGCGTGCTGCCGTGGGCGGCGCACGTGGTGCGGGCCGGGGCCTTGAAGCCGTGCGCCGTCCCGTCCGCCGAACCGTTCCCGCGGGAGGGCGCGCTGGACCTGCCGGGGCGGCCGGTGCCGGTGCCGACGCACGGCCACACCTCCGGGCACAGCGCGTTCCACCTGCCGCAGCGCGGCGTGGTGATCAGCGGCGACACCGTGATCACCGGGCATCCCACGTCGCGGGTCGAGGGGCCGCAGCTGCTGCTGCCGATGTTCCACCACGACGGCGCCCGCGCCGTGCAGTCGCTGGACGCGCTGGAAGGGCTGGGCGCGGACGTCCTGCTGCCCGGCCACGGCCCGATGCGCACCGGATCGTTGAACAGGGCGCTCGGCGAGGCCCGCGAGAACGCCGCCCGCACCCTCCGCTGA
- a CDS encoding CobW family GTP-binding protein, giving the protein MAGGRIPVVLVAGYLGSGKTTLLNHLLATAGGTRIGVVVNDFGSIGIDAMNVAGQVDSMVSLSNGCLCCAVDASGLDAMLERLAEPGAGIDVIVVECSGLADPRELIRMLLAGENPRTGYGGLVEVVDAAEFDGTVRRHPEFATHLRFADAVVLNKADRVGAGELAALRERITAEAPGIPLLEAERGQVDPAFLFDRPERPADTGPRQLSFTDLLAEHDCAEHAHAAYRSVAVEFDDPVDPGALMAFLDSRPAGLYRMKGTVHFGIPGYRQPYLLQTVGNYVRFHRTQWPAGEAPRTALVLIGTELDEADLRARLAACAAGSPAEHGDYAMLPVLRYVS; this is encoded by the coding sequence GTGGCGGGCGGGCGGATCCCGGTGGTGCTGGTCGCGGGCTACCTGGGCTCGGGCAAGACGACCCTGCTCAACCACCTGCTGGCGACCGCGGGCGGCACCCGGATCGGGGTCGTGGTCAACGACTTCGGCAGCATCGGCATCGACGCGATGAACGTCGCCGGGCAGGTCGATTCGATGGTCTCGCTCAGCAACGGCTGCCTGTGCTGCGCGGTCGACGCGAGCGGGCTGGACGCGATGCTGGAGCGGCTGGCCGAGCCGGGCGCGGGCATCGACGTGATCGTCGTGGAGTGCAGCGGGCTGGCCGATCCGCGCGAGCTGATCCGGATGCTGCTGGCGGGCGAGAACCCGCGCACCGGCTACGGCGGGCTCGTCGAGGTGGTCGACGCCGCCGAGTTCGACGGCACCGTCCGGCGCCACCCCGAGTTCGCCACCCACCTGCGGTTCGCCGACGCGGTGGTGCTGAACAAGGCCGACCGGGTCGGCGCGGGCGAGCTCGCCGCGCTGCGCGAGCGGATCACCGCCGAGGCGCCGGGAATCCCGCTGCTGGAGGCCGAACGCGGCCAGGTCGATCCGGCGTTCCTGTTCGACCGCCCGGAACGGCCCGCCGACACCGGGCCGCGCCAGCTGTCGTTCACCGACCTGCTCGCCGAGCACGACTGCGCCGAGCACGCGCACGCCGCCTACCGGAGCGTGGCCGTGGAGTTCGACGATCCGGTGGATCCGGGGGCCCTGATGGCGTTCCTGGACTCGCGCCCCGCCGGGCTGTACCGGATGAAGGGGACCGTCCACTTCGGAATTCCGGGGTACCGGCAGCCGTACCTGCTCCAGACGGTGGGCAACTACGTGCGCTTCCACCGGACGCAGTGGCCCGCGGGGGAAGCGCCGCGCACCGCGCTGGTGCTCATCGGCACCGAGCTGGACGAAGCCGACCTACGCGCCCGGCTCGCGGCCTGCGCGGCCGGGTCTCCCGCCGAGCACGGCGACTACGCGATGCTGCCCGTCCTCCGCTACGTCAGCTGA
- a CDS encoding acetoin reductase, giving the protein MSDQATTPRNALVTGAGQGIGKSIALRLAADGLDVAINDIPANGEAARAVAAEVESLGRRATVALADVSDAQAVDGMVAQVAADLGSLDVMVANAGIAHVKPLLEVTPEEFDHLMSINLRGVHLCYGAAARRMIEQGGGGKIIGACSIVGYRPFPLLGPYSASKWAVRGLTQAAAMEWAQYGITVNAYCPGIVGTAMWDHIDEKLAENEGLRKGAAIEKYSELIHLGRVSVPEDVAKFVSYLASPDSDYMTGQSVMIDGGVQFS; this is encoded by the coding sequence ATGAGCGACCAGGCAACGACGCCGCGGAACGCACTGGTGACCGGCGCCGGGCAGGGGATCGGCAAGAGCATCGCGCTGCGGCTCGCCGCCGACGGGCTGGACGTCGCGATCAACGACATCCCGGCGAACGGCGAGGCCGCGCGGGCGGTGGCGGCGGAGGTCGAGTCCCTGGGCCGCCGTGCGACGGTCGCCCTCGCCGACGTGTCCGACGCGCAGGCCGTGGACGGCATGGTGGCGCAGGTCGCCGCCGACCTCGGCTCCCTCGACGTGATGGTCGCCAACGCGGGGATCGCGCACGTCAAACCGCTGCTGGAGGTCACCCCGGAGGAGTTCGACCACCTGATGTCGATCAACCTGCGCGGGGTGCACCTGTGCTACGGCGCCGCCGCCCGGCGCATGATCGAGCAGGGCGGCGGCGGGAAGATCATCGGTGCGTGTTCGATCGTCGGCTACCGCCCGTTCCCGCTGCTCGGACCGTATTCGGCGTCGAAGTGGGCGGTGCGCGGGCTCACCCAGGCGGCGGCGATGGAGTGGGCGCAGTACGGCATCACCGTGAACGCCTACTGCCCGGGCATCGTGGGCACCGCCATGTGGGACCACATCGACGAGAAGCTCGCCGAGAACGAGGGGCTGCGCAAGGGCGCGGCGATCGAGAAGTACTCCGAACTGATCCACCTCGGCCGGGTGTCGGTGCCGGAGGACGTGGCGAAGTTCGTGTCGTACCTGGCATCCCCGGACTCGGACTACATGACCGGGCAGTCGGTGATGATCGACGGCGGCGTGCAGTTCTCCTGA